A genomic segment from uncultured Alistipes sp. encodes:
- a CDS encoding response regulator transcription factor, giving the protein MERRIILVDDHSLFRNGLRGLLEHCGECRVVGEAGSGEEFLGMLDAVEADIVFMDFAMPGLDGAQTTERALARRPELRIITLSMFGEESYYSRMVKAGAKGFLLKDSDIGDVLEAIDTVMAGGSYFSPQLLSSLTGRMRTREDVPDEPLSSREREILVAVCQGLSNQEIADSLFISKRTVDKHRANILEKTGCKNTASLVVYAIRHGIVEL; this is encoded by the coding sequence ATGGAACGGCGGATCATCCTTGTCGACGACCATTCGCTCTTCCGCAACGGCCTGCGGGGTTTGCTGGAGCATTGCGGGGAGTGCCGGGTTGTAGGCGAAGCGGGAAGCGGCGAGGAGTTTCTGGGAATGCTGGATGCCGTGGAGGCGGATATCGTCTTCATGGATTTCGCCATGCCGGGGCTCGACGGCGCACAGACCACGGAGCGGGCCCTGGCCCGGCGTCCGGAGTTGCGGATCATCACGCTGTCGATGTTCGGTGAGGAGAGCTACTATTCGCGGATGGTGAAGGCCGGGGCGAAAGGTTTCCTGCTGAAGGATTCGGATATCGGCGATGTGCTGGAGGCGATCGATACGGTGATGGCGGGAGGGAGTTACTTTTCGCCGCAGCTGCTCTCGTCACTGACGGGGCGCATGCGCACGCGTGAGGATGTCCCGGACGAACCGCTTTCGTCGCGGGAGCGGGAGATTCTGGTTGCCGTTTGCCAGGGTTTGTCGAATCAGGAGATTGCCGATTCGCTCTTCATCTCGAAGCGGACGGTGGACAAGCACCGTGCGAATATCCTTGAAAAGACGGGTTGCAAGAATACGGCCTCGCTGGTGGTCTATGCGATCCGCCACGGCATCGTGGAGCTCTGA
- a CDS encoding YfhO family protein, which produces MDFLKATLAKTAPALVAIAVFFIAAAVYFAPQFRGEVLPQHDVIQYRGMSSDIYESREQSGEDPQWTGRMFGGMPAYLINIQYPAMFVKNYVGKIVTWIDTPAAFLFFAMLAFWIMLLIGKVNPWVGIIPALAYGFSTYFLLIIAAGHITKMWALVYAPLMMGGAWMTLRRNVWAGMALTALATSLEIGANHPQITYYFLLAMAALWVSEAVFAIREKRIREFARRTAALAAAGILAVGSNFAPLWYTAQHSLETIRGGSELAEASEASEQGGLDLDYATAWSYGKTESFNLLIPDFMGRDSATGLPADGQTAAELTDIGRQLGAPSLAGWARQLPAYWGTQPYTGGPTYLGAAAIFLALLGCIWAQGRNKWWIIAVCVLTMLLAWGRNFMGFTELAFRILPGYNKFRTVSMTLVVVQWAVPLLGAFALVRLWKEGIPRERLRKGIAWAAGISGGLCLLFAVAGGALFDFGRAASAEQMTETFRQLFAANGLQSYIDRGMDVEWGEAVARAVAADRCDMMQADAWRSLLMILLSAALVLLWGLRKIGRGVAVAAIAAVMILDLVPVDRRFLSAENFVSPRRTQVTPSAADLAILEDKEPGYRVLNLTVSPFNDATTSYFHRSVGGYHGAKLARYQDLIDRYMSDPYNPDPAVLDMLNTRYVIVAGEDGQPQAQRRTTAFGAAWFVDSLAGAASPREEIERLGQVNLRTTAVVAADRAEKSALNPMPRDICNPARIELTEYRPNYLKYRYNSPEEAVAVFSEIFYDKGWTAYVDGKETPCFRADYVLRAMELPAGEHVVEWRFRAPGWRAVEAVTGVCSALILLGTLASILFALRKKKTSCHEG; this is translated from the coding sequence ATGGATTTTCTCAAAGCAACCCTTGCGAAAACAGCCCCCGCCCTCGTCGCAATCGCGGTATTCTTCATCGCGGCGGCCGTCTATTTCGCACCCCAGTTCCGCGGCGAAGTACTCCCGCAGCACGACGTCATCCAGTACCGCGGAATGTCCAGCGACATCTACGAATCAAGAGAACAGTCCGGCGAAGATCCGCAATGGACCGGACGAATGTTCGGAGGCATGCCTGCCTATCTGATCAACATCCAATACCCCGCGATGTTCGTGAAAAACTACGTCGGGAAGATCGTAACCTGGATCGACACCCCCGCAGCATTCCTCTTTTTCGCCATGCTCGCATTCTGGATCATGCTCCTCATCGGGAAGGTAAACCCATGGGTCGGCATCATCCCGGCGCTCGCATACGGATTCTCCACCTACTTCCTGCTGATCATCGCCGCCGGACACATCACCAAAATGTGGGCCCTGGTCTACGCCCCCTTGATGATGGGCGGTGCGTGGATGACCCTCCGCCGCAACGTCTGGGCCGGAATGGCGCTCACGGCACTCGCCACATCCCTCGAAATCGGGGCAAACCACCCGCAGATCACCTACTATTTCCTCCTGGCCATGGCCGCTCTCTGGGTCAGCGAGGCCGTTTTCGCAATCCGCGAGAAGCGGATCAGGGAGTTCGCCCGACGCACCGCAGCCCTCGCCGCGGCCGGAATCCTCGCCGTGGGATCCAACTTCGCACCCCTCTGGTACACCGCACAGCACTCCCTCGAGACCATCCGGGGCGGTTCGGAGCTCGCCGAAGCCTCCGAAGCCTCCGAACAAGGCGGACTCGACCTCGATTACGCAACGGCCTGGAGCTACGGAAAAACCGAAAGTTTCAACCTGCTGATTCCCGACTTCATGGGGCGCGACTCCGCAACCGGACTCCCCGCCGACGGCCAGACCGCCGCAGAACTCACCGATATCGGACGCCAGCTCGGAGCCCCGTCGCTCGCCGGCTGGGCCCGCCAGCTGCCCGCCTACTGGGGCACCCAACCCTATACCGGAGGCCCGACCTATCTCGGGGCCGCAGCCATCTTCCTCGCCCTGCTCGGATGCATCTGGGCACAGGGCCGGAACAAATGGTGGATCATCGCCGTCTGCGTGCTGACGATGCTCCTCGCCTGGGGCCGCAACTTCATGGGATTCACCGAACTGGCATTCCGGATCCTGCCCGGATACAACAAGTTCCGGACCGTCTCGATGACCCTCGTCGTCGTACAGTGGGCCGTGCCCCTGCTCGGCGCATTCGCCCTCGTGCGGCTCTGGAAAGAGGGGATACCCCGTGAACGGCTCCGGAAAGGGATCGCCTGGGCCGCCGGAATCTCCGGAGGGCTCTGTCTGTTGTTCGCCGTGGCCGGCGGCGCCCTCTTCGACTTCGGGCGCGCAGCAAGTGCCGAACAGATGACCGAAACCTTCCGGCAGCTCTTCGCTGCAAACGGCCTCCAATCCTACATCGACCGCGGCATGGATGTCGAGTGGGGCGAAGCCGTCGCCCGGGCCGTCGCCGCAGACCGCTGCGACATGATGCAAGCCGATGCCTGGCGCTCGCTCCTCATGATTCTCCTCTCCGCGGCGCTGGTCCTCCTGTGGGGACTCCGCAAAATCGGACGAGGCGTGGCCGTGGCTGCAATCGCCGCCGTCATGATCCTGGACCTCGTGCCCGTGGACCGGAGGTTTCTCTCCGCCGAAAACTTCGTGTCTCCCCGCCGCACGCAAGTCACCCCCTCGGCCGCCGACCTCGCCATCCTCGAAGACAAGGAACCCGGATATCGCGTGCTCAACCTCACCGTCAGCCCATTCAACGACGCCACAACCTCCTATTTCCACCGCTCCGTCGGCGGTTATCACGGAGCCAAGCTCGCCCGCTATCAGGACCTCATCGACCGCTATATGAGCGATCCGTACAATCCGGACCCCGCCGTGCTCGACATGCTCAACACCCGCTACGTCATCGTCGCCGGTGAGGACGGACAACCCCAAGCCCAGCGCCGCACGACGGCGTTCGGGGCCGCTTGGTTCGTCGATTCGCTCGCCGGGGCCGCTTCCCCGCGCGAGGAGATCGAACGCCTCGGACAGGTCAACCTCCGCACAACGGCCGTCGTGGCCGCGGATCGGGCCGAAAAGAGCGCTCTGAATCCGATGCCCCGCGACATCTGCAACCCGGCCCGCATCGAACTCACGGAATACAGGCCCAATTACCTCAAATACCGTTACAACAGCCCCGAAGAGGCCGTGGCGGTCTTCTCCGAAATCTTCTACGACAAGGGTTGGACCGCATACGTCGACGGCAAGGAGACCCCCTGTTTCCGCGCCGACTACGTACTGAGAGCCATGGAGCTCCCGGCCGGAGAACACGTCGTCGAATGGAGGTTCCGGGCCCCCGGATGGAGGGCCGTCGAAGCCGTCACAGGAGTCTGCTCCGCATTGATCCTCCTTGGAACCCTGGCCTCAATCCTCTTCGCCCTGCGCAAGAAAAAAACATCATGCCATGAAGGATGA
- the rplS gene encoding 50S ribosomal protein L19 has translation MNKDAIIKLVNEQMWPKTDADVPSFKAGDTITVSYRIIEGNKERVQSFRGVVIQIKGSGKTKMFTIRKISNGVGVERIFPLYSPHIDKIEVNKIGVVRRARIYYLRNLTGKKARIKEKRMTRSEEK, from the coding sequence ATGAACAAAGACGCAATCATCAAGCTCGTAAACGAGCAGATGTGGCCCAAGACGGATGCCGATGTTCCGTCGTTCAAGGCCGGTGACACCATCACCGTATCCTACCGAATCATCGAGGGTAACAAGGAGCGCGTACAGAGCTTCCGCGGCGTGGTGATCCAGATCAAGGGTTCGGGAAAAACCAAGATGTTCACCATCCGCAAGATCTCCAACGGTGTAGGCGTAGAGCGTATCTTCCCCCTCTACTCCCCCCACATCGACAAGATCGAGGTCAACAAGATCGGTGTCGTTCGCCGCGCCCGCATCTACTACCTCCGCAACCTGACCGGTAAGAAGGCACGCATCAAGGAGAAGCGTATGACCCGTTCGGAGGAGAAATAA
- a CDS encoding DUF3098 domain-containing protein, translating to MEKKQPQKTDQPENPRMPLSRKNYILLAIGFAVILLGFILMAGGGSDSPDEFNYAMFSWRRITLAPILVIGGFAFEIYAILKRFN from the coding sequence ATGGAAAAAAAACAGCCCCAGAAAACCGACCAGCCCGAAAACCCCAGGATGCCGCTCTCTCGCAAAAACTACATCCTCCTGGCAATCGGGTTCGCCGTCATCCTCCTCGGATTCATCCTCATGGCCGGAGGCGGCAGCGACTCCCCCGACGAGTTCAACTACGCCATGTTCTCCTGGCGCAGGATCACGCTCGCACCTATCCTCGTGATCGGTGGCTTCGCATTCGAAATCTACGCCATTCTGAAACGTTTCAACTAA
- a CDS encoding permease-like cell division protein FtsX gives MKDDKRLKRKVRNSYIVSTVSISLVLFLLGSVGYLMTAALKVAHSLQESITVTVELNSEISDNRRAEIEKQLAEEIIVSSIRFSSRTEKAEDEEFRKMFGAEFEEVLQENPLLDSFELTLSAASEDQELLDDFITAVERIPGIEHVSYPARMAQRLHATVNKIRLVLILFGGALLVISLILLSNTIRLAIFSKRYLINTMKLVGATKWFIMKPFLGSSITQGIIAGAAAAMLFCLAVYGLNEAVPELTTFAEIRKITIILGAMIGGGVVISGLFTFAALNKFVNMKSNKIYLY, from the coding sequence ATGAAGGATGACAAAAGGCTCAAACGAAAGGTCCGCAACTCCTACATCGTATCGACCGTCAGCATCTCCCTCGTCCTGTTCCTTCTCGGATCGGTCGGATACCTGATGACCGCCGCGCTGAAGGTCGCACACTCGCTCCAGGAGAGTATCACCGTTACCGTGGAGCTGAACAGCGAAATCTCCGACAACCGGCGCGCCGAAATCGAAAAACAACTCGCCGAAGAGATCATCGTCTCCTCGATCCGCTTCTCGTCCCGGACCGAAAAGGCCGAAGATGAAGAGTTCCGCAAAATGTTCGGCGCCGAATTCGAGGAGGTCCTCCAGGAGAACCCGCTGCTCGACTCCTTCGAACTCACCCTTTCGGCCGCGTCTGAAGACCAGGAGCTCCTCGACGATTTCATCACCGCCGTGGAGCGAATACCCGGCATCGAACACGTATCCTACCCGGCCCGCATGGCGCAGCGGCTGCACGCGACGGTAAACAAGATCCGCCTCGTGCTGATCCTCTTCGGCGGTGCCCTGCTCGTCATCTCCCTCATCCTGCTGAGCAACACCATCCGGCTGGCCATCTTCTCGAAACGCTATCTGATCAACACCATGAAGCTCGTCGGTGCTACCAAGTGGTTCATCATGAAGCCCTTCCTCGGAAGCAGCATCACCCAGGGAATCATCGCCGGAGCCGCCGCCGCCATGCTCTTCTGCCTGGCCGTTTACGGGCTCAACGAGGCCGTCCCCGAACTGACAACCTTCGCCGAGATCCGCAAAATCACGATCATCCTCGGCGCAATGATCGGCGGAGGCGTCGTCATATCCGGACTCTTCACCTTCGCGGCGCTCAACAAATTCGTAAACATGAAGTCTAACAAGATATACCTCTATTAA
- the surE gene encoding 5'/3'-nucleotidase SurE: MKNERLILVTNDDGYASKGFAAAIEVARRFGRVVGVAPETPQSGMSQAITMYNPLYLRKVREEEGVDVYSFSGTPVDCVKMAFDYLLREKRVDLMISGINHGSNSAVNILYSGTMGAAIEGSFYGCPAVGLSLDDHGADADFEAAVHYGTQVVEALLSGPVELPLCLNVNVPAGRPEELRGIRLCRQNRGFWREEFYRHEDPRGREYFWLTGAFVNSEPDAEDTDEWALRNKYVAVVPVQTDLTDYGQLRNLRRSFPSACDSDPASRK, translated from the coding sequence ATGAAGAACGAACGATTGATATTGGTGACGAACGACGACGGCTACGCCTCGAAAGGTTTTGCCGCCGCCATTGAAGTAGCCCGGCGCTTCGGCCGGGTTGTCGGTGTGGCTCCGGAGACGCCTCAGAGCGGCATGAGCCAGGCCATTACGATGTATAACCCGCTCTATTTGCGAAAGGTCCGCGAGGAAGAAGGGGTCGATGTCTACTCCTTTTCGGGAACGCCGGTGGACTGCGTGAAGATGGCTTTCGACTACCTGCTGCGCGAGAAGCGTGTCGACCTGATGATTTCGGGGATCAACCACGGCTCGAACTCGGCGGTGAACATCCTCTATTCGGGGACGATGGGTGCGGCCATCGAGGGGAGTTTTTACGGCTGTCCGGCGGTGGGCCTTTCTCTGGACGACCACGGTGCGGATGCGGATTTCGAGGCCGCGGTGCACTACGGGACGCAGGTCGTCGAGGCGTTGCTCTCCGGTCCGGTCGAGTTGCCGCTGTGCCTGAACGTGAATGTCCCCGCGGGTCGTCCCGAGGAGCTGCGGGGCATCCGTCTGTGCCGCCAGAACCGGGGATTCTGGCGGGAGGAGTTCTACCGGCACGAAGATCCGCGCGGTCGGGAGTATTTCTGGCTCACGGGCGCCTTTGTCAACAGCGAACCCGACGCGGAGGATACCGACGAGTGGGCGCTTCGGAACAAATACGTGGCGGTGGTCCCTGTTCAGACCGACCTGACGGACTATGGGCAGTTGCGGAATCTGCGCCGGTCCTTTCCTTCGGCGTGCGATTCGGACCCTGCCTCTCGAAAATAG
- a CDS encoding undecaprenyl-diphosphate phosphatase has protein sequence MDTLQAILLGIVQGITEFLPVSSSGHLQIAKELLGVQLEENLTFDVALHAATVLSTIVVLWSEIRRLLKGLFSRHFNEEQAYILKIVVSMIPIGIVGLLLKEQLNALLDAPCILAVVGAMLLLTAALLAFAYYAKPRQKENISYRDAFIIGLAQACAAMPGLSRSGSTIATGLLLGNKKAAVAQFSFLMVLVPILGETLLEAVKGELTAGVGTVPLIAGAAASFITGCLACKFMLEIVKRGRLIWFAVYCALAGTVSIASYLF, from the coding sequence ATGGATACATTACAGGCCATTCTGTTAGGCATCGTACAGGGAATCACCGAATTCCTCCCCGTTTCGAGCAGCGGGCACCTCCAGATCGCCAAGGAACTCCTCGGCGTACAGCTCGAAGAAAACCTCACCTTCGATGTCGCACTCCATGCCGCAACCGTCCTGAGTACGATCGTCGTGCTCTGGAGCGAAATCCGAAGGCTCCTCAAGGGGCTCTTCTCCCGACACTTCAACGAAGAGCAGGCATACATCCTCAAAATCGTCGTCTCGATGATCCCCATCGGGATCGTCGGCCTCCTGCTCAAGGAGCAGCTCAACGCCCTGCTCGACGCCCCCTGCATCCTCGCGGTCGTCGGCGCCATGCTGCTCCTGACCGCAGCCCTGCTCGCATTCGCCTACTACGCAAAACCCCGGCAGAAGGAGAACATCTCCTACCGCGACGCCTTCATCATCGGCCTGGCACAGGCCTGCGCCGCCATGCCCGGGCTCTCCCGGTCCGGCTCGACCATCGCGACGGGGCTCCTCCTCGGGAACAAAAAGGCCGCCGTCGCCCAGTTCTCCTTCCTGATGGTCCTCGTCCCCATTCTCGGCGAAACACTCCTCGAAGCCGTGAAGGGTGAACTCACGGCCGGAGTCGGGACCGTACCCCTGATCGCCGGGGCTGCCGCATCGTTCATCACGGGGTGTCTGGCCTGCAAGTTCATGCTCGAAATCGTCAAACGCGGACGCCTGATCTGGTTCGCCGTCTACTGCGCGCTGGCCGGAACCGTCTCCATCGCAAGCTACCTCTTCTGA
- the truB gene encoding tRNA pseudouridine(55) synthase TruB — protein MSEDKELRGINFEEGYIAVLDKPLRWTSTDVVRKIKFSLRKLGYRRIKVGHAGTLDPLATGILLVCIGRATKMVDALQAEEKEYVADIMLGATTPSYDLEHEIDRTYPWEHITRDAVEKALAELTGERLQTPPVYSAKKIDGTRAYELARAGEEVAVRQALIHIYEMELLECELPRLKIRVRCSKGTYIRSLANEIGTALHSGAHLTGLRRTRSGGFTLENAWNLDDFLENLQNLETK, from the coding sequence ATGAGCGAAGACAAGGAACTCCGCGGCATCAATTTCGAGGAGGGGTACATCGCCGTCCTGGACAAACCCCTGAGGTGGACCTCCACCGATGTCGTGCGCAAGATCAAGTTCTCGCTCCGGAAACTCGGGTACCGACGCATCAAGGTCGGGCACGCCGGGACCCTCGACCCCCTGGCTACGGGCATCCTGCTCGTCTGCATCGGACGCGCAACCAAGATGGTCGACGCCCTCCAGGCCGAGGAGAAGGAGTACGTCGCCGACATCATGCTCGGGGCTACGACCCCCAGCTACGACCTCGAACACGAAATCGACCGGACCTATCCCTGGGAGCACATCACCCGCGATGCCGTCGAAAAAGCCCTGGCGGAGCTCACCGGCGAACGGCTCCAGACCCCGCCCGTCTACTCCGCCAAGAAGATCGACGGCACACGCGCCTATGAACTCGCCCGGGCCGGAGAGGAGGTTGCCGTCAGGCAGGCGCTTATCCATATCTACGAGATGGAGCTCCTCGAATGCGAACTCCCCCGGCTGAAGATCCGCGTGCGGTGCAGCAAGGGAACCTACATCCGCTCGCTCGCAAACGAAATCGGAACCGCACTCCACAGCGGGGCCCATCTGACCGGGCTCCGCAGGACCCGAAGCGGCGGCTTTACCCTCGAAAATGCCTGGAATCTCGACGATTTCCTGGAAAATTTACAAAATCTTGAAACAAAATGA
- a CDS encoding ATP-binding protein, with protein sequence MLIKILLVISIVIQCVATGYALRLVRTTKYNSVWILFIVGFSLLSVERLIQLLVESGVEVIARWWFAYLGIVISVCLSIGVMYAHKLFKYIERLNRQRSLLNKRILTAVLRTEEKARSRFSKELHDGLGPLLSSAKMSLTALSREEHNAEQREIIANTTYVIDEAIRSLREISNNLSPHVLNDFGLARGVQNFIDKSAAMHDVKIRFTTNLRGERYDTDIEVILYRVICELINNSLKHAACTEVNLSLSQNGPELALDYSDNGRGFNPQAMMDCGMGLSNIASRINSLGGTFDITSSKGKGMRAAIRVNTQQEPAPAKRNRKRRR encoded by the coding sequence ATGCTGATCAAGATCCTGTTAGTCATTTCGATCGTTATCCAGTGCGTAGCTACGGGCTATGCGTTGCGGCTGGTGCGCACCACGAAGTACAATTCGGTGTGGATTCTCTTCATCGTGGGCTTTTCGCTGCTTTCGGTGGAGCGCCTGATCCAGTTGCTCGTAGAGTCGGGCGTCGAGGTGATTGCTCGGTGGTGGTTCGCCTACCTGGGCATCGTGATTTCGGTCTGCCTGTCGATCGGCGTGATGTATGCGCACAAACTCTTCAAGTATATCGAGCGGCTGAACCGCCAGCGGTCGCTGCTGAACAAACGGATCCTGACGGCGGTGCTGCGTACGGAGGAGAAGGCGCGCTCGCGCTTCTCGAAGGAGCTCCACGACGGCCTGGGGCCGCTGCTGTCGTCCGCGAAGATGTCGCTGACGGCCCTTTCGCGCGAGGAGCACAACGCCGAGCAGCGAGAGATCATCGCCAATACGACCTACGTGATCGACGAGGCGATCCGTTCGCTGCGCGAGATCTCGAACAACCTGTCGCCGCACGTGCTGAACGACTTCGGACTGGCGCGCGGCGTGCAGAACTTCATCGACAAGAGTGCGGCGATGCACGACGTGAAGATCCGCTTCACGACGAACCTGCGGGGCGAGCGCTACGATACGGATATCGAGGTGATCCTCTACCGGGTGATCTGCGAGCTGATCAACAATTCGCTCAAACACGCGGCCTGTACGGAGGTGAACCTGTCGCTGTCTCAGAACGGTCCGGAGCTGGCGCTGGACTATTCGGACAACGGCCGGGGCTTCAACCCGCAGGCGATGATGGACTGCGGAATGGGCCTTTCGAACATCGCTTCGCGGATCAATTCGCTGGGCGGGACGTTCGACATCACCTCGTCGAAGGGCAAGGGGATGCGGGCTGCGATCCGCGTGAACACACAGCAGGAGCCGGCCCCTGCAAAGCGCAACCGTAAACGCCGCCGCTGA
- a CDS encoding MFS transporter, with protein MEQTQKKNYTLPIIMMFALFAMISFVTGLTNPLGVIVKNQFSVANWMSQLGNAANFIAYAFMGLPAGLMLKRIGYKKTALVAIAVGFIGVGIQFLAGEAGSFGVYLAGAFISGFSMCMLNTVVNPMLNTLGGGGKKGNQLIQFGGSLNSISATIVPILVGYLMGNAANATISDAAPALFIAMGIFALVFVVLLAVNIPEPYAIQEAKSEKKDKHSALSFRHFVLGTVAIFIYVGVEVGIPNFMNLFLTAAPDAATSGMGMAAAAAGSLVGTYWFLMMCGRLIGGMIGAKVSSRVQLSVVCVAAIIFILLGIFAPTTITGRMPVFTGTGFAMIEVPIGIMFITLCGLCTSVMWGSIFNLAVEGIGKYTSMGSGIFMMMVCGGGILPLIQGYVADVSNYLTSYWVIIAGLAYMLYYALIGSKNVNKDIPVD; from the coding sequence ATGGAACAAACGCAAAAGAAAAACTACACGTTGCCCATCATCATGATGTTCGCGCTGTTTGCGATGATCTCGTTCGTGACGGGCCTTACGAACCCGCTGGGCGTAATCGTGAAGAACCAGTTCTCGGTGGCGAACTGGATGTCGCAGCTGGGCAATGCCGCCAACTTCATCGCCTATGCCTTCATGGGACTTCCCGCGGGTCTGATGCTGAAACGCATCGGCTACAAGAAGACGGCGCTGGTCGCCATCGCAGTAGGCTTTATCGGCGTCGGTATCCAGTTCCTGGCCGGCGAGGCGGGGAGTTTCGGAGTCTATCTTGCCGGAGCCTTCATTTCGGGTTTCTCGATGTGTATGCTGAACACGGTCGTGAACCCGATGCTGAATACGCTTGGGGGCGGCGGCAAGAAGGGTAACCAGCTGATCCAGTTCGGCGGATCACTGAACTCGATTTCCGCGACGATCGTTCCGATCCTGGTGGGCTACCTGATGGGTAATGCGGCCAATGCGACGATCAGCGACGCCGCTCCCGCGCTCTTCATCGCCATGGGTATCTTTGCGTTGGTCTTTGTGGTGCTGCTGGCCGTCAACATTCCGGAGCCGTATGCGATCCAGGAGGCGAAATCGGAGAAGAAGGACAAGCACAGTGCGCTGTCGTTCCGCCACTTCGTGCTGGGTACGGTAGCGATCTTCATCTATGTGGGCGTCGAGGTCGGTATTCCGAACTTCATGAACCTGTTCCTGACGGCCGCTCCGGATGCCGCAACGAGCGGTATGGGTATGGCTGCCGCTGCCGCCGGCTCGCTGGTCGGGACCTACTGGTTCCTGATGATGTGCGGGCGTTTGATCGGCGGAATGATCGGCGCGAAGGTTTCGAGCCGGGTTCAGCTGTCCGTTGTCTGCGTAGCCGCAATCATCTTCATTCTGTTGGGTATTTTTGCTCCGACGACGATTACGGGCCGTATGCCGGTCTTCACGGGTACGGGCTTTGCGATGATTGAGGTTCCGATCGGCATCATGTTCATCACGCTGTGCGGACTCTGCACGTCGGTGATGTGGGGCAGCATCTTCAACCTGGCAGTCGAGGGTATCGGCAAGTACACCTCGATGGGTTCGGGTATCTTCATGATGATGGTTTGCGGCGGCGGTATTCTTCCGCTGATCCAGGGCTATGTGGCCGACGTATCGAATTATCTGACCAGTTACTGGGTGATCATTGCCGGTTTGGCGTATATGCTTTACTATGCGCTGATTGGCTCGAAGAACGTGAACAAGGACATTCCGGTGGATTAG
- a CDS encoding polyprenyl synthetase family protein produces MITLEEIRKPVTTELSAFGEFVDRQFTAEGELLSDMLRYALSSRGKGIRPTLVMLSAAMNASVKGASTGRRACLAAMLVEMIHVASLIHDDVIDEADTRRGRASVNARWQSHKAVILGDYILARNMNIGLQSGQFDLVTHICGSMAALCEGEVLQDECAANRTMTRQSYFDIIYKKTACLLGVSASAGALAVGATRDKVTTMRRFGEAVGMAFQIRDDILDYTPTARTGKPACNDLREGKITLPLLSVLERLPESRRNELVERLSRCYEDDSAVEYLRSTVEAEGGLTYAGEVMQDYIARAAAMLSDYGDSEYRSALVNLCAYIAERDR; encoded by the coding sequence ATGATTACACTTGAAGAGATTCGCAAGCCCGTCACAACGGAGTTGTCAGCATTCGGCGAGTTCGTCGATCGCCAGTTTACGGCGGAGGGAGAGTTGTTGTCCGACATGTTGCGTTATGCGCTGTCGTCGCGCGGGAAAGGGATCCGGCCGACGCTGGTGATGCTTTCCGCGGCGATGAACGCCTCGGTGAAGGGGGCCTCGACAGGTCGGCGCGCGTGCCTGGCTGCGATGCTGGTTGAGATGATCCACGTAGCGTCGCTGATCCACGACGATGTGATCGACGAAGCCGATACGCGACGGGGCCGTGCCTCGGTGAATGCGCGGTGGCAGTCGCACAAGGCCGTGATCCTGGGGGACTACATTCTGGCCCGGAACATGAATATCGGGCTTCAGAGCGGGCAGTTCGACCTGGTGACGCACATTTGCGGATCGATGGCTGCACTGTGTGAGGGAGAGGTTTTGCAGGACGAGTGTGCTGCCAACCGGACGATGACACGTCAATCTTACTTCGATATCATCTACAAGAAGACTGCGTGCCTGCTGGGCGTGAGTGCTTCGGCGGGCGCTTTGGCCGTTGGCGCGACGCGCGACAAGGTGACGACGATGCGCCGTTTCGGTGAGGCCGTAGGGATGGCTTTCCAGATCCGGGACGACATCCTGGACTACACGCCGACGGCCCGGACGGGGAAACCGGCGTGCAATGATCTTCGGGAAGGGAAGATCACGCTGCCCCTGCTGAGTGTGCTGGAGCGTCTACCGGAGAGCCGCCGGAACGAACTGGTCGAGCGGCTTTCGCGCTGTTACGAGGATGATTCCGCCGTGGAGTACCTCCGCTCGACGGTTGAGGCGGAGGGGGGCCTGACGTATGCCGGGGAGGTGATGCAGGACTATATAGCCCGAGCTGCAGCGATGCTTTCGGACTACGGGGATTCGGAGTACCGTTCGGCGCTGGTGAACCTCTGCGCGTATATTGCGGAGAGGGACCGATAA